The following proteins are co-located in the Rhodobium gokarnense genome:
- a CDS encoding diguanylate cyclase domain-containing protein — translation MSPSTRLLMVGQTDVDDQQPELESELSRRGFEIHHSDAKAASNLWAATRSDVVVLDLLAATAAGEREVFSSLAERLARSGLSDHRPVIALADPSAADTFRETVANVDDVLYAPLTAAELVSRIDGLRRLTTMQTELARRTATAASFGVDLPEILPPGEIADANVLVVGDATHFLALETALSAHAVLVGAFTTDTAFDYLSRREFDAVIVALGADDAFDFVQDVRRNPLHFNLPLVVIGERGNEAETSALFDAGASEVAAIAGAPGELAARLTAHIREFRFRQRLNAVYRHSRRHVICDGLTGLYTRGFLLTHLSHIIDDAERWEEPFTVAAFGVPAMDAINIEYGYPAGDLALRQLGNVIGQVVRGEDLAARFDGPRFAVVFTDTDMEAAETAARRIAAIAGNTAFSLDGGEAFSVDLWTGLAQFEPGDTPQSLIDRALAQTGC, via the coding sequence ATGTCGCCGTCCACACGTCTTCTCATGGTCGGTCAGACCGACGTCGACGACCAGCAGCCGGAGCTGGAAAGCGAGCTCTCCCGGCGCGGTTTCGAAATCCACCACAGCGACGCCAAGGCGGCCTCCAACCTCTGGGCCGCGACCCGGTCCGACGTCGTCGTCCTCGACCTCCTCGCCGCCACCGCGGCCGGCGAGCGCGAGGTGTTTTCCTCGCTCGCCGAACGGCTCGCCCGGTCCGGCCTTTCCGACCACCGGCCGGTGATCGCGCTGGCCGACCCGTCCGCGGCCGACACCTTCCGGGAGACCGTCGCCAATGTGGACGACGTACTCTATGCGCCGCTGACCGCGGCCGAACTGGTCTCGCGCATCGACGGGCTCCGGCGCCTCACCACCATGCAGACCGAGCTTGCCCGGCGCACCGCGACGGCGGCAAGCTTCGGAGTCGACCTGCCGGAGATCCTGCCGCCCGGCGAGATCGCCGACGCCAATGTGCTGGTGGTCGGTGATGCGACCCATTTCCTGGCCCTTGAGACCGCGCTCAGCGCCCATGCCGTGCTGGTCGGAGCGTTCACCACCGATACGGCCTTCGACTACCTGTCGCGGCGGGAGTTCGATGCGGTGATCGTCGCCCTTGGAGCCGACGACGCCTTCGATTTCGTCCAGGACGTGCGCCGCAATCCGCTCCATTTCAACCTGCCTCTCGTCGTCATCGGCGAGCGCGGCAACGAGGCCGAGACCTCGGCCCTCTTCGACGCCGGCGCCTCGGAAGTTGCGGCCATCGCCGGCGCCCCCGGCGAGCTCGCCGCGCGGCTGACCGCCCATATCCGCGAGTTCCGCTTCCGCCAGCGCCTCAACGCCGTCTATCGGCACAGCCGGCGCCACGTCATCTGCGACGGCCTGACCGGGCTCTATACCCGCGGCTTCCTGCTGACCCACCTTTCCCACATCATCGACGATGCGGAGCGCTGGGAAGAACCGTTCACCGTCGCCGCCTTCGGCGTGCCGGCGATGGACGCCATCAACATCGAATACGGCTATCCGGCCGGCGACCTAGCGCTGCGCCAGCTCGGCAACGTCATCGGCCAGGTGGTGCGCGGCGAGGACCTTGCCGCCCGCTTCGACGGGCCGCGCTTTGCCGTGGTCTTCACCGACACCGACATGGAGGCGGCGGAAACGGCAGCACGGCGCATCGCTGCGATCGCCGGCAACACCGCCTTCTCGCTCGACGGCGGCGAGGCCTTCTCGGTGGACCTTTGGACCGGGCTCGCCCAGTTCGAGCCGGGCGACACGCCGCAGTCGCTGATCGACCGGGCGCTCGCCCAGACGGGGTGTTAG
- a CDS encoding AMP-binding protein: MMLIDHEATKPYRTSGAWGRVALDMLVHRAAQGHPEHAAIADATDRLDWTGGAPRSLTFAELDREIDATAAAYRALGLEEGSVVGLFSPNTVDTVVALLGGLRAGLIVAPMPLTWRGADIQAGLDLVGAKAVIAADRLEDAPLAEIVRDTAVNVFGVRFVLGLGDDLPDGVAPFAEVRDPDGKLAEPAGFTADHVATITWTEGRKGAPQPLPRSHNQWIATGLMHLLEGRIEPATVLASAFAPTGLVGIGAVLVPWLLTGGTLHLSHFRSLDGLADDIARAGARHAILPEPLVDAVAQRLEAAGAEQPAYTAIWRNGHGAADAKIASTRAGVDIFTLDEWALVASLRAGDRPSPIPIGPVNAPRGTEQAPILAETRLVARQRRNGEADDTLVSGEIAVSGAMVPEIGWPGGRAEPPLRDDAGFVRTGLFARPVSEFPVTAEITGRGPGTASLGGLSVPLDQVQRLIGERPDATKSAAFSEADRIVGARLRAAVVGEAEPGFTAAELEAYLDGRGVALHKRPHEADAVSGLPVRIDGHIDREALARRFSK; this comes from the coding sequence ATGATGCTCATCGACCATGAGGCGACGAAGCCCTACCGCACCTCCGGCGCCTGGGGACGCGTGGCGCTGGACATGCTGGTGCACCGGGCCGCGCAGGGGCACCCGGAGCACGCCGCGATCGCCGATGCGACGGACCGGCTTGACTGGACCGGCGGGGCGCCGCGCAGCCTGACCTTTGCCGAACTCGACCGGGAGATCGACGCCACCGCCGCGGCCTACCGTGCCCTCGGCCTTGAGGAAGGCTCGGTCGTCGGGCTGTTTTCGCCCAACACGGTCGACACGGTCGTCGCCCTCCTCGGCGGCCTTCGCGCCGGGCTTATCGTGGCGCCGATGCCGCTGACCTGGCGCGGCGCCGACATCCAGGCCGGGCTCGACCTCGTCGGCGCCAAGGCGGTGATCGCCGCCGACCGGCTGGAGGATGCGCCGCTCGCCGAGATCGTCCGCGACACCGCGGTCAACGTCTTCGGCGTGCGCTTCGTCCTCGGCCTCGGCGACGACCTGCCGGACGGCGTCGCGCCGTTCGCCGAAGTCCGCGATCCGGACGGAAAGCTCGCTGAGCCGGCCGGCTTTACCGCCGACCACGTCGCCACCATCACCTGGACGGAGGGCCGCAAGGGCGCCCCCCAGCCGCTGCCGCGCAGCCACAATCAGTGGATCGCCACCGGCCTGATGCATCTCCTGGAAGGCCGCATCGAGCCGGCGACCGTCCTTGCCAGCGCCTTCGCACCGACCGGCCTCGTCGGCATCGGCGCCGTTCTGGTCCCCTGGCTCCTGACCGGCGGCACGCTCCACCTCTCCCATTTCCGCAGCCTCGACGGCCTTGCCGACGACATCGCCAGGGCCGGTGCCCGGCACGCCATCCTGCCGGAGCCGCTGGTCGATGCGGTCGCCCAGCGGCTCGAGGCGGCAGGCGCGGAGCAGCCGGCCTATACCGCCATCTGGCGCAACGGCCACGGCGCGGCCGATGCAAAGATCGCCAGCACGCGGGCCGGCGTCGACATCTTCACCCTCGACGAATGGGCGCTGGTCGCCTCGCTGAGGGCCGGCGACCGTCCGTCGCCGATCCCGATCGGACCGGTCAATGCGCCGCGCGGCACCGAGCAGGCGCCGATCCTCGCCGAGACCCGGCTCGTCGCCCGGCAGCGGCGCAACGGCGAGGCGGACGACACACTGGTTTCCGGCGAGATCGCCGTTTCCGGCGCCATGGTGCCGGAGATCGGCTGGCCGGGTGGGCGGGCCGAGCCGCCGCTGCGCGACGATGCCGGCTTCGTGCGCACCGGGCTGTTCGCAAGGCCCGTCTCGGAGTTCCCGGTCACTGCGGAAATCACCGGACGGGGTCCGGGAACGGCGAGCCTCGGCGGGTTGTCCGTGCCGCTCGACCAGGTGCAGCGGCTGATCGGCGAGCGGCCCGATGCGACCAAATCCGCCGCCTTCAGCGAGGCCGACCGCATCGTCGGCGCGCGGCTTCGCGCCGCGGTCGTCGGCGAGGCCGAGCCCGGCTTCACGGCGGCGGAGCTGGAGGCCTATCTGGACGGCCGCGGCGTCGCGCTCCACAAGCGGCCGCACGAGGCCGATGCGGTCAGCGGCCTTCCCGTCAGGATCGACGGCCACATCGACCGCGAGGCCCTTGCCCGGCGTTTCTCCAAATAG
- a CDS encoding extracellular solute-binding protein, with amino-acid sequence MRPIPALAPTTAERCSGRRPIRFLAGFLLVAAALASAAPLRAAEPTHGIAMHGAPALAPDFDHLPYTNPDAPKGGTVTYGLVGTFDNLNPLIVKGTAAVGIRDPLFGNNVIESLLERNRAEPFSLYGLLAERVEMPVDRSSVTFYLNPKARFSDGDPVDIDDVLFSFETLKEKGRPNHRAPYSKVLSTERVGDNGIRFNLKGDDRELPLILGLMPIIPKHHFDDGRFDRTTLDPIVGSGPYLITGVDAGTRMILKRNPDYWGRDLPLKRGFDNFDEIRFDYYRDENTRFEAFKKGLVDAITERDPTRWATGYDFPAVTEGKVVKDGFETGTPKGMYGFVFNTRRPPFNDPKVREAFGYLFDFKWINENLYFGLYRRTTSYFEGSELASTGRPASDGERALLAPFPGAVRDDILEGTWAPPEPDGSGRDRTAIRNALSLFAEAGWKIQGRTLTGPNGAPMSFEITTATPDHERLALAYARTLKRIGIAVSVRTVDAAQYQRRLQSYDFDVILNTWASSLSPGNEQAFRWSSRAADLEGTFNFAGAREPALDAMIAAMLAARTRPAFVDAVRAFDRVLLSGFYVVPLFHAPEVWVARWEHVSHPEKPALDGPRFETWWSRKAAK; translated from the coding sequence ATGCGTCCGATCCCTGCCCTTGCCCCCACGACCGCCGAACGGTGTTCCGGCCGGCGCCCGATACGGTTTCTCGCCGGCTTCCTGCTCGTTGCCGCCGCGCTGGCGTCTGCCGCGCCGCTCCGTGCCGCGGAGCCCACGCACGGCATTGCCATGCATGGGGCGCCGGCTCTTGCCCCCGACTTCGACCATTTGCCCTACACAAATCCGGATGCGCCGAAGGGCGGCACGGTGACCTACGGTCTCGTCGGCACCTTCGACAACCTCAATCCGCTGATCGTCAAGGGCACCGCCGCCGTCGGCATCCGCGATCCGCTTTTCGGCAACAACGTCATCGAGAGCCTGTTGGAGCGCAACCGCGCCGAGCCGTTCTCGCTCTACGGCCTTTTGGCCGAGCGCGTCGAGATGCCCGTGGACCGCAGCTCCGTCACCTTCTACCTCAATCCCAAGGCGCGGTTTTCCGACGGCGATCCGGTCGACATCGACGACGTCCTCTTCTCCTTCGAGACGCTGAAGGAAAAGGGCCGCCCGAACCACCGGGCGCCCTATTCCAAGGTGCTCTCGACGGAGCGCGTCGGCGACAACGGCATCCGCTTCAACCTGAAAGGCGACGACCGCGAACTGCCGCTGATCCTCGGCCTGATGCCGATCATTCCGAAGCACCATTTCGACGACGGCCGGTTCGACAGGACGACGCTCGACCCGATCGTCGGCAGCGGGCCCTATCTCATCACCGGGGTCGATGCCGGCACCCGCATGATCCTGAAGCGCAATCCGGACTATTGGGGCCGCGACCTGCCGCTCAAGCGCGGCTTCGACAATTTCGACGAGATCCGCTTCGACTATTATCGCGACGAGAACACCCGCTTCGAGGCCTTCAAGAAGGGGCTCGTCGACGCGATCACCGAGCGCGACCCGACCCGCTGGGCGACCGGCTACGACTTCCCCGCCGTCACCGAGGGCAAGGTGGTCAAGGACGGGTTCGAAACCGGCACGCCGAAGGGCATGTACGGCTTCGTCTTCAACACCCGCCGACCGCCCTTCAACGATCCGAAGGTGCGCGAAGCCTTCGGCTATCTGTTCGATTTCAAATGGATCAACGAGAACCTCTATTTCGGGCTCTACCGGCGCACGACGAGCTATTTCGAGGGCTCGGAACTCGCCTCCACCGGGCGTCCGGCGTCGGACGGCGAGCGGGCGCTGCTCGCCCCCTTCCCCGGCGCGGTGCGCGACGACATCCTTGAGGGCACATGGGCGCCGCCGGAGCCGGACGGCAGCGGCCGCGACCGCACCGCCATCCGCAACGCCCTGTCGCTCTTTGCCGAGGCCGGCTGGAAAATCCAGGGGCGCACGCTCACCGGACCGAACGGCGCGCCGATGTCCTTTGAGATCACCACCGCGACGCCCGACCACGAACGCCTGGCGCTCGCCTATGCCCGGACGCTGAAGCGCATCGGCATCGCCGTTTCCGTGCGCACCGTCGATGCCGCGCAATACCAGCGCCGGTTGCAGAGCTATGATTTCGACGTCATCCTCAACACCTGGGCCTCGTCGCTGTCGCCGGGCAACGAGCAGGCGTTCCGCTGGAGCAGCCGGGCCGCCGACCTGGAAGGCACGTTCAACTTCGCCGGAGCGCGCGAGCCGGCACTCGATGCGATGATCGCGGCGATGCTGGCGGCGCGCACGCGCCCGGCCTTCGTCGATGCGGTCCGCGCCTTCGACCGGGTGCTGCTCTCCGGCTTCTACGTGGTGCCGCTGTTCCATGCCCCGGAGGTCTGGGTGGCGCGCTGGGAGCACGTCTCCCACCCCGAAAAACCCGCACTCGACGGTCCACGCTTTGAGACGTGGTGGTCCAGAAAGGCCGCGAAATGA
- a CDS encoding invasion associated locus B family protein has translation MTDNKSFSHTTGVARRVRGRTLAMAFAATAMLAASIAVGGPARAQESSATEGPELLSEWLKICNVDPKTNKKHCFVNREVTTETGQVLGSIMVQEVVGEKRKVLAYSIPLGLLIQPGVNIQVDKNKPTRGKIDVCLNSGCYGRVPIDEAFVASMKKGADLIITALNRQNKQINFRLSLNGFTASYDSEGLNPQQYQQAQKTLQEKLFEKAAAAREKLIEAQKEAKEKAE, from the coding sequence ATGACGGATAACAAGTCATTTTCCCACACGACCGGTGTCGCTCGTCGGGTGCGCGGCCGCACGCTTGCCATGGCGTTTGCCGCGACCGCAATGCTGGCGGCCTCGATCGCCGTCGGCGGTCCGGCGCGGGCGCAGGAATCCAGCGCCACCGAGGGGCCGGAGCTGCTCTCCGAATGGCTGAAGATCTGCAACGTCGATCCGAAGACCAACAAGAAGCATTGCTTCGTCAACCGTGAGGTGACGACCGAGACCGGCCAGGTGCTCGGCTCGATCATGGTCCAGGAAGTGGTCGGCGAAAAGCGCAAGGTGCTCGCCTATTCGATCCCGCTCGGCCTCCTGATCCAGCCGGGCGTCAACATCCAGGTCGACAAGAACAAGCCGACCCGCGGCAAGATCGACGTCTGCCTGAACTCGGGCTGCTACGGCCGGGTGCCGATCGACGAGGCCTTCGTCGCCTCCATGAAGAAGGGCGCCGACCTCATCATCACCGCGCTGAACCGGCAGAACAAGCAGATCAATTTCCGCCTGTCGCTGAACGGCTTCACCGCCAGCTACGACAGCGAGGGCCTGAACCCGCAGCAGTATCAGCAGGCGCAGAAGACGCTTCAGGAAAAGCTCTTCGAAAAGGCCGCCGCGGCCCGCGAGAAGCTGATCGAAGCCCAGAAGGAAGCCAAGGAAAAGGCCGAGTAA
- the hspQ gene encoding heat shock protein HspQ: protein MRTAKFNIGQVVRHRHYPFRGVIFDVDPTFSNTDEWWEAIPEDVRPEKDQPFYHLLAENAETEYIAYVSEQNLVPDTSGEPIRHPQLNEIFEPDEHGQYRTRESILN from the coding sequence ATGCGTACTGCGAAGTTCAACATCGGCCAGGTTGTCCGGCACCGGCACTATCCGTTCCGGGGCGTGATCTTCGACGTCGATCCGACCTTCAGCAATACCGACGAGTGGTGGGAAGCCATTCCGGAGGACGTGCGGCCGGAAAAGGACCAGCCGTTCTACCACCTCCTGGCCGAAAACGCCGAGACGGAATACATCGCCTATGTGTCGGAGCAGAACCTCGTTCCGGACACCTCCGGCGAACCGATCCGCCATCCGCAGCTCAACGAAATCTTCGAGCCCGACGAGCACGGCCAGTACCGCACGCGGGAATCCATCCTGAACTGA
- a CDS encoding HpcH/HpaI aldolase/citrate lyase family protein has product MKTPKAFFKPLAIGAPAPMMEPPVRLERMIHFVPPHVDKMRAKVPDIAKKVDVVLGNLEDAIPADKKIEARQGFIEMARDVDFGETGLWTRINCLNSPWVLDDLLEIVAGVGDKLDVVMLPKVEGPWDIHYLDQLLAQLEARNGVTKPIMIHAILETAEGVKNVEAIATASPRMHGMSLGPADLAASRGMKTTRVGGGHPDYVVLADAGADADAPRPAYQQDLWHYTVAKMVDACEAAGIKAFYGPFGDFSDAAACEAQFRNAFLMGCHGAWSLHPNQIDIAKKVFSPDVGEVAFAKKILDAMPDGTGAVMIDGKMQDDATWKQAKVIVDLARLIAVKDPELAKAYDL; this is encoded by the coding sequence ATGAAGACACCCAAGGCGTTTTTCAAGCCGCTCGCCATCGGCGCCCCGGCCCCCATGATGGAGCCGCCGGTGCGGCTGGAGCGGATGATCCATTTCGTGCCGCCGCATGTGGACAAGATGCGCGCCAAGGTGCCGGACATCGCCAAAAAGGTCGACGTCGTCCTCGGCAACCTGGAAGACGCCATCCCGGCCGACAAGAAGATCGAGGCGCGCCAGGGCTTCATCGAGATGGCGCGCGACGTCGATTTCGGCGAGACCGGCCTTTGGACGCGGATCAACTGCCTGAACAGCCCCTGGGTGCTCGACGACCTGTTGGAAATCGTCGCCGGCGTCGGCGACAAGCTCGATGTGGTCATGCTGCCGAAGGTCGAAGGCCCCTGGGACATCCACTATCTCGACCAGTTGCTGGCCCAGCTCGAGGCCCGCAACGGCGTGACCAAGCCGATCATGATCCACGCCATCCTGGAGACCGCCGAGGGCGTCAAGAATGTCGAGGCGATCGCCACCGCAAGTCCGCGCATGCACGGCATGAGCCTCGGCCCGGCCGACCTTGCCGCCTCGCGCGGCATGAAGACGACGCGTGTCGGCGGCGGCCATCCGGACTATGTGGTGCTGGCGGACGCCGGCGCGGACGCCGATGCCCCTCGCCCCGCCTACCAGCAGGATCTCTGGCACTACACCGTCGCCAAGATGGTCGATGCGTGCGAGGCCGCCGGCATCAAGGCGTTCTACGGCCCGTTCGGCGACTTTTCCGATGCGGCGGCCTGCGAGGCGCAGTTCCGCAACGCCTTCCTGATGGGCTGCCACGGCGCCTGGTCGCTGCATCCGAACCAGATCGATATCGCCAAGAAGGTGTTCTCGCCCGACGTGGGCGAGGTGGCCTTTGCCAAAAAGATCCTCGATGCCATGCCGGACGGCACCGGCGCGGTGATGATCGACGGCAAGATGCAGGACGATGCGACCTGGAAACAGGCCAAGGTCATCGTCGACCTGGCAAGGTTGATCGCAGTCAAAGACCCGGAGCTTGCAAAGGCCTATGATTTATGA
- a CDS encoding AEC family transporter: MQDVISLALPFFGLIFLGYGSGKLMRLPDEGLAWLNFFVIYLALPALFFRLLSQTPIEELANLSYVATTTFATYCAFALAFCIGVVFTRGNIAEATIQGLAGSYSNIGYMGPGLTLAALGPAATVPTALIFCFDNTLLFVLAPMMMAIAGTEQHSLRATVMLVLKRIFTHPFIIATIVGVLAAAIEFRPPQAIDTLLTYLSNAAAPCALFALGVTVALRPLGRVPLELPFLLFTKLVIHPIIVFLLLNWVGGIDPVWVATAVLMACLPPAANVFVIARQYRVYMERASSAILVGTVVSVATVTLVIFLVRSDMLPVLHFGL; this comes from the coding sequence ATGCAGGACGTCATCTCCCTCGCGCTGCCCTTTTTCGGCCTGATCTTCCTCGGCTACGGCTCGGGAAAGCTGATGCGCCTGCCCGACGAAGGCCTCGCCTGGCTCAATTTCTTCGTCATCTACCTCGCCCTGCCGGCCCTGTTCTTCCGCCTGTTGTCGCAGACGCCGATCGAGGAACTGGCCAATCTCAGCTACGTGGCGACGACGACCTTTGCGACCTATTGCGCCTTCGCGCTCGCCTTTTGCATCGGCGTCGTCTTCACCCGCGGCAATATCGCCGAGGCGACGATCCAGGGCCTGGCCGGCTCCTACTCCAATATCGGCTATATGGGCCCCGGCCTGACGCTCGCCGCCCTCGGCCCGGCCGCCACCGTGCCCACGGCGCTGATCTTCTGCTTCGACAACACGCTGCTGTTCGTGCTGGCGCCGATGATGATGGCGATCGCCGGCACCGAGCAGCATTCGTTGAGGGCGACGGTGATGCTCGTCCTGAAGCGGATCTTCACCCACCCCTTCATCATCGCCACCATCGTCGGGGTGCTGGCCGCGGCAATAGAATTCCGCCCGCCCCAGGCGATCGACACCCTGCTCACCTATCTGAGCAACGCCGCCGCGCCCTGCGCGCTCTTTGCCCTCGGCGTCACCGTGGCCCTGCGTCCGCTCGGCCGGGTGCCGCTGGAGCTGCCGTTCCTGCTCTTCACCAAGCTGGTGATCCACCCGATCATCGTGTTCCTGCTTTTGAACTGGGTCGGCGGCATCGATCCCGTCTGGGTGGCAACGGCCGTGCTCATGGCCTGCTTGCCGCCGGCGGCGAACGTCTTCGTCATCGCCCGCCAGTACCGGGTCTATATGGAGCGGGCCTCCAGCGCGATCCTCGTCGGCACGGTGGTCTCCGTGGCGACGGTCACGCTCGTTATCTTCCTCGTGCGCAGCGACATGCTGCCGGTGCTCCACTTCGGGCTGTAG
- a CDS encoding UbiH/UbiF family hydroxylase codes for MAKEPIRKETHGQLIPGEAATPATTEPKTLKADVTIIGGGPAGLVAANVFARSGFHTVLIALKTVPGDRRTTALLAASVEMLRVSGLWPAIAPHTAPLATMRIVDDTGRLFRAPEIAFEANEIGLDAFGYNVENTPLVTCLGASAENRPTLTWLDATAEDIAIGEEAARITASDGTVVETALIAGSDGRNSPSREAAGISVRRWQYRQAAFVANFAHDAPHHNASTEFHTPSGPFTLVPLPGDRSSLVCVERPHVAEELASMEPAALDAEVERRAHSILGRMDLEGVGQVFPLSSFVAKKFGANRVALIGEAGHGFPPIGAQGLNLSLRDIASLVEIAEDVRRVGGDIGGPEALARYDRARQPDVWSRTLGVDALNRALLSDFLPVQALRGAGLYLANRVGPLRRIMMREGITPRFRLPKLMRGHKADPAA; via the coding sequence ATGGCAAAAGAACCGATTCGCAAGGAAACGCACGGGCAGTTGATCCCCGGCGAGGCCGCAACGCCCGCCACGACGGAGCCGAAGACGCTGAAGGCCGATGTGACGATCATCGGCGGCGGCCCGGCCGGTCTCGTCGCCGCCAACGTCTTTGCCCGCTCCGGCTTCCATACGGTGCTGATCGCGCTGAAGACCGTCCCGGGCGACCGGCGCACGACGGCGCTGCTTGCCGCCTCGGTGGAGATGCTGAGGGTCTCCGGACTGTGGCCGGCGATCGCGCCGCACACCGCGCCGCTCGCCACCATGCGCATCGTCGATGACACCGGCAGGCTGTTCCGGGCGCCGGAAATCGCCTTCGAGGCGAACGAGATCGGGCTCGACGCCTTCGGCTACAATGTGGAGAACACGCCGCTCGTCACCTGCCTCGGCGCCTCGGCGGAAAACCGGCCCACCCTCACCTGGCTCGATGCCACGGCGGAGGACATCGCCATCGGCGAGGAAGCGGCGCGGATCACCGCCTCGGACGGCACGGTGGTGGAGACGGCGCTGATCGCCGGCTCCGATGGGCGCAATTCGCCGAGCCGCGAGGCGGCGGGCATTTCCGTGCGCCGCTGGCAATACCGGCAGGCGGCGTTCGTTGCCAATTTCGCCCACGACGCGCCCCACCATAACGCCTCGACCGAATTCCACACGCCGAGCGGCCCGTTCACGCTGGTGCCGCTGCCGGGCGACCGTTCCAGCCTCGTCTGCGTGGAGCGGCCCCATGTGGCCGAAGAGCTGGCGTCGATGGAGCCGGCGGCGCTGGATGCGGAGGTGGAGCGGCGCGCCCATTCCATCCTCGGGCGCATGGACCTTGAGGGCGTCGGCCAGGTGTTCCCGCTGTCGAGCTTCGTTGCGAAAAAATTCGGCGCGAACCGGGTCGCGCTCATCGGCGAGGCCGGCCACGGCTTCCCGCCGATCGGGGCCCAGGGGCTGAACCTGTCGCTGCGGGACATCGCCTCCCTCGTGGAGATCGCGGAAGACGTGCGCCGCGTCGGCGGCGACATCGGCGGGCCTGAGGCGCTTGCCCGCTACGACCGGGCGCGCCAGCCGGACGTCTGGTCGCGCACGCTCGGCGTCGATGCGCTCAACCGCGCACTCCTCAGCGATTTCCTGCCGGTGCAGGCGCTGCGCGGCGCCGGGCTCTACCTTGCCAACCGGGTCGGGCCGCTCCGGCGCATCATGATGCGCGAGGGCATCACGCCGCGCTTCCGGCTGCCGAAGCTGATGCGCGGGCATAAGGCCGACCCGGCCGCGTGA
- a CDS encoding DUF6691 family protein, giving the protein MTLRDVGEQAAMLLTGVLYGAGFVFAGLADPANVRAMLGFSGLGTDGWHAWPVFSLFVALIVAMWGIRMGQRLRRPVLARSFSRIIYDEMDLRALIGAVLLGTGWGIAGFVPSTALAALTSVPFDAGLFLFGAIVGIVGVDLVARRGNEPQKRL; this is encoded by the coding sequence ATGACCCTTCGCGACGTCGGCGAGCAGGCGGCTATGCTCTTGACCGGCGTCCTCTACGGCGCCGGCTTCGTCTTCGCCGGCCTTGCCGATCCGGCCAATGTGCGCGCCATGCTGGGCTTTTCCGGGCTCGGCACCGACGGCTGGCACGCCTGGCCGGTGTTCTCGCTGTTCGTCGCGCTGATCGTCGCCATGTGGGGCATCCGCATGGGCCAGCGCCTGCGCCGGCCGGTGCTGGCGCGCTCGTTTTCACGCATTATCTATGACGAGATGGATTTGCGCGCCCTTATCGGCGCCGTGCTCCTGGGCACCGGCTGGGGCATCGCCGGTTTCGTGCCGTCGACCGCCCTTGCCGCGCTGACCTCCGTGCCGTTCGATGCCGGGCTGTTTCTTTTCGGCGCGATCGTCGGCATTGTCGGCGTCGATCTGGTCGCCCGGCGGGGCAACGAGCCGCAGAAGCGGCTGTAG
- a CDS encoding YeeE/YedE family protein codes for MSLDANDFLILAAIGGLLIGLGAALSWLFSGRHYNPADCLPPLTARTFIGVPLLLLIGLALGGAVGCLAGPEGLCVAADSLRQTPGLALAGGVLGGAGLRLLHGCLVDHSVCGLARQSGRSTAIAAVVFSVAFFAGVIVLEMGQ; via the coding sequence GTGTCACTGGATGCGAACGATTTCCTGATTCTCGCGGCTATCGGCGGATTGCTGATCGGATTGGGCGCAGCGCTCTCATGGCTGTTTTCCGGCCGGCACTACAATCCGGCAGACTGCCTGCCGCCGCTTACCGCGCGAACCTTCATCGGCGTGCCGCTACTGCTCCTGATCGGGCTGGCGCTCGGCGGCGCGGTCGGCTGCCTTGCCGGACCTGAGGGGCTGTGCGTCGCCGCCGACAGTTTGCGGCAGACGCCGGGCCTTGCCCTTGCGGGCGGCGTCCTCGGCGGCGCCGGCCTCAGGCTGCTGCATGGCTGCCTGGTCGACCATTCGGTCTGCGGACTGGCGCGCCAGTCGGGCCGGTCGACGGCGATTGCCGCGGTCGTCTTTTCCGTTGCGTTCTTTGCCGGCGTCATTGTCCTGGAGATGGGACAATGA